The Silvanigrella paludirubra genome contains a region encoding:
- a CDS encoding ribose-phosphate diphosphokinase — MESELLIFSGNANRELANKICQYLDVPIGTALIGRFSDGETRIEIESNVRGRDVFIIQPTCRPANENIMELLIMIDALRRASAQRITAVIPYYGYSRQERKSTPRTPITAKLIADLLVSAGVNRILTIELHTGAIQGFFNLPVDHLYSKPVFVEHFAKMKLDNPIIVSPDAGGVERARAVAKVLGCGLAIVDKRRDRPGDSQVMNLIGDVRDKTAILFDDICDTAGSLTSAAAVLRENGALKVYAAATHGVLSGPAINRLNDSCIEKLFITDTIPLTEEASKCSKIEVLSVSELLGKAIRRIHNSDSISNLFI; from the coding sequence ATGGAAAGCGAACTTCTCATATTTTCAGGTAATGCCAATCGTGAATTAGCAAATAAAATTTGCCAATACCTTGATGTTCCGATTGGAACAGCTTTAATAGGAAGATTTTCTGATGGGGAAACCCGTATTGAAATTGAAAGTAACGTCCGTGGGCGCGATGTTTTTATCATTCAGCCAACTTGCAGGCCAGCGAATGAAAATATCATGGAACTTCTTATCATGATAGACGCTTTAAGACGCGCAAGTGCTCAAAGAATAACGGCAGTAATTCCTTATTATGGTTACAGCCGTCAAGAGCGCAAAAGTACTCCAAGGACACCAATTACCGCTAAATTAATTGCTGACTTACTTGTCAGTGCAGGTGTAAACCGCATTTTAACCATTGAGCTTCATACAGGAGCCATTCAAGGGTTCTTTAACTTACCAGTTGATCATCTTTATAGCAAACCCGTATTTGTAGAGCATTTTGCTAAAATGAAGCTTGATAATCCTATCATCGTTTCTCCAGATGCGGGTGGTGTGGAAAGAGCTCGTGCTGTTGCCAAAGTGCTTGGCTGTGGTCTTGCTATTGTAGATAAACGCCGCGATCGTCCTGGTGATTCACAAGTTATGAATTTGATTGGTGATGTTAGAGATAAAACCGCAATATTATTTGATGATATTTGTGATACAGCAGGTTCTTTAACTTCAGCCGCCGCTGTTTTACGTGAAAATGGTGCTTTAAAAGTATATGCAGCAGCAACACACGGCGTTTTATCGGGGCCAGCAATTAACCGTTTAAATGACAGCTGTATTGAAAAATTATTTATTACAGACACCATTCCTCTGACAGAAGAAGCCTCAAAATGCTCTAAAATTGAAGTTTTAAGTGTTTCCGAGCTTTTAGGAAAAGCAATTCGTAGAATTCACAATTCAGATTCCATTAGCAATCTCTTTATATAA
- a CDS encoding alpha/beta fold hydrolase produces MENIDFSSLPSSLFESKVQLTEGLQYLEFEGAKIAFDFSPSIQPCENLLVLVNGYQRNRLDFRAFRKKIEKLSPTTATLALDNRFCGQTTVTSTETLTVPRMARDVEALSALFCKALQLNTFSLLGISMGGMIVQTLASYHSKVNKLFLISTTAGGKGRTWPVEVKDPLALEYKNHYENLESTKKHMARYFGKRFLKNSSLLFEMMCKTLVKSKSDAQDNKNAEIQFYASASFDRSNHLSEIKAKTFIISGDEDQIIPVENASYLSNNIPNSSLTIYSEVGHLILIEEPEKFAIDISNFLK; encoded by the coding sequence GTGGAAAATATTGATTTTTCTTCTTTGCCCTCTTCTTTATTTGAATCCAAAGTTCAGTTAACAGAAGGTTTGCAGTATCTTGAATTTGAAGGGGCCAAGATCGCTTTCGATTTTTCCCCATCAATACAACCTTGTGAAAATTTACTAGTACTTGTTAATGGTTATCAGCGAAATCGCCTCGACTTTAGAGCTTTCCGTAAAAAAATAGAGAAGCTCTCACCAACAACGGCTACACTAGCTCTAGATAATCGCTTTTGTGGCCAAACAACTGTAACCTCGACTGAGACGTTAACAGTACCGCGCATGGCTCGAGATGTTGAGGCTCTTTCTGCTTTGTTTTGTAAAGCACTTCAGTTAAATACCTTTTCATTACTTGGAATTAGTATGGGAGGTATGATTGTTCAAACTCTTGCTTCTTATCACTCTAAAGTAAATAAATTGTTTTTAATAAGCACGACAGCTGGCGGAAAAGGGCGGACATGGCCTGTAGAGGTTAAAGATCCCCTTGCTTTAGAATATAAAAATCATTATGAAAATTTGGAATCTACAAAAAAACATATGGCCCGTTATTTTGGGAAAAGGTTTTTAAAAAACTCCTCATTATTGTTTGAAATGATGTGTAAAACTCTTGTTAAGTCTAAATCTGATGCACAAGATAATAAGAATGCTGAAATTCAATTTTACGCATCGGCATCATTTGATAGATCAAATCATTTATCCGAAATTAAAGCAAAAACATTCATAATTTCTGGTGATGAAGATCAAATTATTCCAGTTGAAAATGCATCTTATTTAAGTAACAATATTCCAAATTCTTCATTGACTATCTATAGTGAAGTTGGTCATTTAATTTTAATTGAAGAACCTGAAAAATTTGCAATTGATATTAGCAATTTTTTAAAATAA
- a CDS encoding ATP-dependent Clp protease ATP-binding subunit: protein MAQQFLKNSTHRVNEIFQSGITEALNAQVKMLIPEFLLFAIIEQKDSIALKIADECKLDEVLVKTSIINGIYDSINQLQKKQDTHFSQSRDPTGMYGSPEVAFLLERADFERKNFGDAYISTGTLFLAFFDSRLSSRDILVKAGLNYEEAKKALLNVRGNHRVTNRDDEAKQSALTQYTRDITAMARRGELDPVTSRDSEIERVVQVLSRRKKNNPVLIGEPGVGKTVIIEGLAQRIVDLEVPDHLVGKRVLSLEMADLVAGSKMHGEFEERLKAVKEEIIALEGQVILFIDEIHTVVGAGRTSGSLDASNILKSSLATGQLQCVGATTFKEYKQYIESDRALERRFQPIRIEEPSIANAKEILKSIAVKYEKHHQIQYSPESLDAAVELSNKYIFSRSLPDKAIDLIDEAGALKRIKVVSIPPDIQKLEQEKAKKDIERNDYFNRQDFAMVASAQMELLNLENKISERRKQWESEMKQEERIVTSDDIAELVSKVTGIPTQRLQAEDLEKLAHIEDELSKRLIGQKQAIVSVANALRRNRIGLRERKAPIGSFFFLGPTGVGKTELAKALAEYVLNDEHRLLRFDMTEFMERHETSKLIGSPPGFVGYGEGGQLTEKVKRQPYSVLLFDEVEKAHPDVFNLFLQILDDGRLTDAEGQKVSFENTLIIFTSNLGSEHISSNKRSVGLGGFDKDLTHSEVSDLVTGELKKAFKPEFLNRLDEIIVFEKLNPDDIKKILQLNLDKLAKKVKNQGLDFKITNDAQEFLAARGFSPLNGARPLRRLLEAEVENRIAQEIIVKGKNKETGLVNGKILNVELIKEPNQQIKVTIE from the coding sequence TATGATAGCATTAATCAACTTCAAAAAAAACAGGATACACATTTTTCTCAATCACGCGATCCAACAGGAATGTATGGATCTCCTGAAGTTGCTTTTTTATTGGAAAGAGCAGATTTCGAAAGAAAAAATTTTGGTGATGCCTATATAAGTACTGGTACTTTATTTCTTGCTTTTTTTGATTCTAGATTAAGTTCGAGAGATATTCTTGTAAAAGCTGGATTAAATTATGAAGAAGCAAAAAAAGCATTATTAAACGTCAGAGGAAATCATAGGGTAACAAATCGGGATGACGAAGCAAAACAAAGTGCGTTAACTCAATACACAAGAGATATAACAGCAATGGCTCGTCGTGGTGAGTTGGATCCTGTTACTTCTCGTGATTCTGAAATTGAAAGAGTTGTGCAAGTTTTATCTAGAAGAAAAAAGAATAATCCGGTCTTAATTGGAGAGCCAGGAGTAGGTAAAACTGTAATTATTGAAGGCCTTGCACAACGTATTGTTGATCTTGAAGTTCCTGATCATCTTGTCGGAAAACGTGTATTGAGTCTTGAAATGGCAGATCTTGTTGCTGGTAGTAAAATGCACGGTGAGTTTGAGGAACGTTTAAAAGCAGTAAAAGAAGAAATTATTGCTTTAGAAGGACAAGTTATTTTATTTATCGATGAAATTCACACTGTTGTTGGTGCAGGAAGAACATCGGGTTCTTTAGATGCTTCTAATATTTTAAAAAGCTCACTTGCAACTGGACAACTTCAATGTGTTGGTGCAACAACATTTAAAGAATATAAACAATATATAGAAAGTGATCGTGCTTTAGAGAGGCGTTTTCAACCGATTCGTATTGAAGAACCTTCCATTGCGAATGCAAAAGAAATTTTAAAATCGATTGCTGTTAAATATGAAAAGCATCATCAAATTCAATACAGTCCTGAAAGTCTAGATGCCGCAGTTGAATTAAGTAACAAATATATATTTAGCAGAAGCCTTCCAGATAAGGCAATAGATTTAATTGATGAAGCTGGTGCTTTAAAAAGAATTAAAGTGGTAAGTATTCCCCCTGATATTCAAAAACTAGAACAAGAAAAAGCAAAAAAAGATATTGAACGAAATGATTATTTTAATCGCCAAGATTTTGCAATGGTTGCCAGTGCGCAAATGGAATTATTAAATCTGGAAAATAAAATATCGGAACGGAGAAAACAATGGGAATCAGAAATGAAACAAGAAGAGCGTATTGTTACTTCTGATGACATTGCTGAATTAGTTTCTAAAGTAACTGGGATCCCAACGCAAAGATTACAAGCAGAAGATCTTGAAAAATTAGCTCATATTGAAGATGAATTATCTAAAAGACTCATAGGACAAAAGCAAGCTATCGTCTCTGTAGCGAATGCATTAAGAAGAAATCGAATTGGGTTACGTGAGAGAAAAGCACCTATTGGAAGTTTTTTCTTTTTGGGGCCTACAGGAGTTGGCAAAACAGAGCTTGCTAAAGCTCTAGCTGAATATGTTTTAAATGATGAACACCGTTTATTACGTTTTGACATGACTGAATTTATGGAGCGTCATGAAACTTCAAAATTAATTGGCTCTCCTCCAGGATTTGTCGGGTATGGAGAAGGTGGTCAATTAACTGAAAAAGTTAAAAGGCAACCCTACAGTGTTTTGCTTTTTGATGAAGTAGAAAAGGCACATCCTGACGTCTTTAATTTATTTTTACAAATATTAGATGACGGAAGATTAACCGATGCAGAAGGACAAAAAGTAAGTTTTGAAAATACTCTTATTATTTTTACAAGTAATTTAGGTAGTGAACATATTAGTTCAAATAAACGATCTGTAGGTCTTGGTGGTTTTGATAAAGATCTTACTCACAGCGAAGTAAGTGATCTGGTCACAGGTGAACTAAAAAAAGCGTTTAAACCAGAGTTTTTAAATAGACTTGATGAAATCATTGTATTTGAAAAATTAAATCCTGATGATATCAAGAAAATTCTACAATTAAATTTAGATAAATTAGCGAAAAAAGTTAAAAACCAAGGACTCGATTTTAAAATTACAAATGATGCACAAGAGTTTTTGGCAGCAAGAGGATTTAGTCCATTAAATGGCGCTCGTCCTTTAAGAAGACTTTTAGAAGCGGAAGTTGAAAATAGAATTGCCCAAGAGATTATTGTAAAAGGAAAAAATAAAGAAACAGGGCTTGTTAACGGTAAAATATTAAACGTTGAATTGATAAAAGAGCCAAATCAACAAATTAAAGTAACTATTGAATAA
- a CDS encoding STAS domain-containing protein, with translation MLYINHSLKEKTLNFDCDGSLDIESFENFDKYFTGNYDKSFETIIINLKKVNYISSVGLRSLLRCAKQVYSDKNKIFLKVENEMVKNIITLSGFCKILPFIED, from the coding sequence ATGCTTTATATTAATCATTCATTAAAAGAAAAAACATTAAATTTCGATTGCGATGGAAGTTTAGATATTGAAAGTTTTGAAAATTTTGATAAATATTTTACAGGAAATTACGATAAATCTTTTGAAACAATTATAATTAATTTAAAAAAAGTTAATTACATAAGTAGTGTTGGATTAAGAAGCTTATTAAGATGTGCTAAACAAGTCTATTCAGATAAAAATAAAATTTTTTTAAAAGTTGAAAACGAAATGGTTAAAAATATAATAACATTATCAGGTTTTTGTAAAATACTTCCATTTATTGAGGATTAA
- a CDS encoding substrate-binding periplasmic protein — protein sequence MNVNKVKFYALFFFLFFFYENLHASEEEIKFETDIWCPYTCDEKLDGAKGFVIDAAIKIFAEHNIKFTSTVAPWARVMVRTEKGEIDAMGAAYKEGREEKYLFPEEDFGKSTNSFFLLKSNKWKYKTPESLKDIILGTTIGYVYGGEIDTLNKFAKKISPTGGDNGFERNLDRVNKKEIDAVIEESIVGEYTLKKLKLNDKIIEAGTIGKKAGIYIGFTKAKPTSARYVKILSDGLKKMKKSGEYQKIIKKYGLNPAKFN from the coding sequence ATGAATGTCAATAAAGTGAAATTTTATGCGCTCTTTTTTTTCTTATTTTTCTTCTATGAAAATTTACATGCCTCAGAAGAAGAGATCAAGTTTGAAACAGATATATGGTGCCCATATACCTGTGATGAAAAATTAGATGGAGCAAAAGGATTTGTTATTGATGCAGCTATAAAAATATTTGCAGAACATAATATTAAATTTACCTCTACAGTAGCACCTTGGGCTAGAGTAATGGTGAGAACAGAAAAGGGTGAAATTGATGCCATGGGAGCTGCTTATAAAGAAGGAAGAGAAGAAAAATATTTATTCCCAGAAGAAGATTTTGGCAAAAGTACAAATAGTTTTTTTCTACTTAAAAGTAACAAGTGGAAATATAAAACTCCAGAGTCTTTAAAAGATATTATTTTAGGTACAACAATTGGATATGTCTATGGAGGAGAGATTGATACCTTAAACAAATTTGCAAAAAAAATATCGCCAACTGGTGGCGACAATGGTTTTGAAAGAAATCTTGATAGAGTAAACAAAAAGGAAATTGATGCTGTCATAGAAGAAAGCATTGTTGGTGAATATACTTTAAAAAAATTAAAATTAAATGATAAAATAATTGAGGCAGGTACCATAGGAAAAAAAGCTGGAATCTATATAGGTTTTACAAAAGCAAAACCTACTTCAGCTCGTTATGTAAAAATTCTTTCAGATGGTTTAAAGAAAATGAAAAAAAGTGGGGAATATCAAAAAATCATAAAAAAATATGGATTAAATCCAGCTAAATTTAATTAA
- a CDS encoding SpoIIE family protein phosphatase, producing MSPDFKKINQDFEIYIKNILIKSAIVSVILALIAFIILFLRLLSFNIELQKEHIEKNSQIINNQIDYISNHIVTLKNSFVSFKKFDHKYIFDKKKSSKDSLNRYIYNSNEIGTFISLYKPVNVFLDEFSALEHLSVQIKNFQKIDYILWTYYYSKNKFVYVHPKIKNPITYKFSELSYAGDILENTATVNKPYISPIYQDAITNKKVFSLTIPLFQNSNYQGTFAIDIDLEKLFQSVTNLNKNTKNVDLFLVDRKNQHYSLEDEIINSSWFHFNEHSNIKSGFNFKQMKVYNSQKIVDGTVLVSSFSIKNILYNSLYDPNLIYFIFVLGIFYLFISLTYFRYIKPQQSILIGVLEYLDSNKDTKESKLNKITKEVYKAFKYLISEFTLKIKIDNDIRHSKETIEYFIKSHHSDDYCGYLINPAFNFSGDYVKIFDLGQSKRIYFIADVSGKGVGAMILVNQIDFFFNFHLKKIIDLKSFESVLEEFNLYFVEKNMNCNFIAFKAIYINKNEEKLAIINAGFPNIYYCNHQNQIKELNNINSYTPLGIIENEKYEFNEIKISDSIHYIFSTTDGILEQMNKNGLIYQSKFVTVLDESLKFEKIPDMIKYIWNDFFSFIDAYENQYDDFTLLIIKV from the coding sequence ATGAGTCCTGATTTTAAAAAAATAAACCAAGATTTTGAAATTTATATTAAAAATATTTTAATTAAAAGCGCAATTGTTTCTGTAATTCTTGCGTTAATAGCATTTATTATTTTATTTTTAAGGCTGTTATCCTTTAATATAGAATTACAAAAAGAACATATTGAAAAAAACTCTCAAATTATAAATAATCAAATAGATTATATATCTAATCATATTGTAACATTAAAAAATTCATTTGTTTCATTTAAGAAATTCGACCATAAATATATATTTGACAAAAAGAAAAGTAGCAAAGACTCTTTAAACAGATACATTTATAATTCAAATGAAATTGGCACATTTATTTCTTTATATAAACCTGTAAATGTATTTTTAGATGAATTTTCAGCATTAGAGCATTTATCCGTTCAAATTAAAAATTTTCAAAAAATTGATTATATTTTATGGACTTATTATTATTCTAAAAATAAATTTGTATATGTACACCCTAAAATTAAAAACCCAATTACATATAAATTTTCTGAACTTTCATACGCTGGAGATATTCTTGAAAATACGGCAACAGTAAATAAACCTTACATTTCTCCAATATATCAAGATGCCATAACAAATAAAAAAGTTTTTTCTTTAACGATTCCTTTATTTCAAAACTCAAATTATCAAGGAACTTTTGCTATTGATATAGACTTAGAAAAACTTTTTCAAAGTGTCACCAATTTAAATAAAAACACAAAAAATGTAGATCTTTTTTTAGTAGATAGAAAAAATCAACATTATTCCCTAGAAGATGAAATTATAAATAGCAGTTGGTTTCATTTTAATGAACATTCCAATATTAAATCTGGTTTTAATTTTAAACAAATGAAAGTTTATAATTCACAAAAAATTGTTGATGGAACAGTTTTAGTAAGCAGTTTTTCTATTAAAAATATACTCTATAATTCATTATACGATCCTAATTTAATTTATTTTATTTTTGTTTTAGGAATTTTTTATCTTTTTATTTCTTTAACCTATTTTAGATATATTAAACCACAGCAAAGTATTTTAATTGGTGTATTAGAATACTTAGATTCAAATAAAGATACAAAAGAGAGCAAATTAAATAAAATCACCAAAGAAGTCTATAAAGCATTTAAATATCTTATTAGTGAATTTACTTTAAAAATAAAAATTGATAACGACATAAGACACAGTAAAGAAACAATTGAGTATTTTATTAAAAGCCACCACTCCGATGATTATTGTGGATATTTAATTAACCCTGCTTTTAATTTTAGCGGAGATTATGTTAAAATTTTTGATTTAGGACAATCTAAAAGAATTTATTTTATAGCCGATGTTTCTGGAAAAGGTGTCGGAGCTATGATATTAGTTAACCAAATAGATTTTTTCTTTAATTTTCATTTAAAAAAAATAATAGACTTAAAATCATTTGAATCTGTTCTTGAAGAGTTTAACTTGTATTTTGTTGAAAAAAATATGAATTGCAATTTTATTGCTTTTAAGGCCATTTATATTAATAAAAATGAAGAAAAACTAGCAATTATTAATGCAGGTTTTCCAAATATATATTATTGCAACCATCAAAATCAAATAAAAGAGTTAAATAATATCAACTCCTATACTCCATTAGGGATTATAGAAAATGAAAAGTATGAATTTAATGAAATTAAAATTTCGGACTCCATTCATTATATTTTTTCAACCACAGATGGTATTTTAGAACAGATGAATAAAAATGGTTTAATATATCAATCTAAATTTGTTACGGTATTAGATGAAAGCTTAAAATTTGAAAAAATTCCTGATATGATCAAATATATTTGGAATGACTTTTTTAGCTTTATTGATGCTTATGAAAATCAATATGATGATTTTACACTTTTAATCATAAAAGTATGA
- a CDS encoding carboxypeptidase M32 — MESLKDFSKLTDLISEVENINAASSVLSWDQNTFMPSLGSTGRGRQLATLGKIAHEKFTNSEIGMLLDKLKTFEKDSSYDSFESSYIRHVRKNYMKAVKVPSQLISEIITNQSNSYEAWIKAKEQNNFKLVQPFLEKNLELSKKYANCFEYNHIADPLIDNYDSGFTTTKIKELFNQLQKELIPFVKETLNYPQIDDSCLKKHYPLSLQEQFNKKLIEDLGYDFNRGRMDTTHHPFMISFSHGDVRITTRYQENFLAESLFSTIHETGHAFYELGNDISLDGTPLFGGTSSGVHESQSRLWENIVGRSYAFWEYFYPKLQTFFPDQLNDVSLHEFYSAINKVSNSLIRTDADELTYNIHVMIRFDLELQMLEGNLKVKDLPEAWNSRYLSDLGMNVPSDSLGCLQDVHWFCGLIGGEFQGYTLGNIMSAQFFEAAEKGNPLLSNEIKNGSFENLKKWLEKNLYQHGKKYNGLEVLKRATNKDLTIDPYMSYLKKKYPIK, encoded by the coding sequence ATGGAATCTTTAAAAGATTTTTCTAAATTAACAGATCTTATTTCTGAAGTAGAAAATATAAATGCAGCGTCATCTGTTTTATCTTGGGACCAAAATACTTTTATGCCCTCTCTTGGTTCAACAGGGCGTGGAAGGCAACTTGCTACTTTAGGTAAAATAGCCCATGAAAAATTTACAAATTCAGAAATTGGAATGTTATTAGATAAATTAAAAACGTTTGAAAAAGATAGTTCTTATGATTCTTTTGAATCTTCTTACATAAGGCATGTAAGAAAAAATTATATGAAAGCAGTAAAAGTTCCTTCGCAATTAATTTCAGAAATCATTACAAATCAATCGAATTCCTATGAAGCATGGATTAAAGCAAAAGAACAAAATAACTTTAAATTAGTACAACCTTTTTTAGAAAAAAATTTAGAGCTATCTAAAAAATACGCAAATTGTTTTGAATATAATCATATTGCAGATCCGCTTATAGATAATTATGATTCTGGATTTACGACTACAAAAATTAAAGAATTATTTAATCAACTTCAAAAAGAATTAATTCCTTTTGTTAAAGAAACATTAAATTATCCACAAATAGATGATTCCTGTTTAAAAAAACATTATCCACTTTCATTACAAGAACAATTTAATAAAAAATTAATTGAAGATTTAGGTTATGACTTTAATAGAGGAAGAATGGATACAACTCATCATCCATTTATGATCTCTTTTTCACATGGTGATGTCCGTATTACAACTCGATACCAAGAGAATTTTTTAGCCGAAAGTCTCTTTAGTACAATTCATGAAACGGGTCATGCTTTTTATGAACTTGGAAATGATATTTCTTTAGATGGTACTCCTCTTTTTGGTGGAACATCATCTGGGGTGCATGAAAGTCAATCACGTCTTTGGGAAAATATAGTGGGTAGAAGTTATGCTTTTTGGGAATACTTTTATCCAAAATTACAAACGTTTTTTCCTGATCAATTAAATGATGTTTCTTTGCATGAATTTTATTCTGCAATAAATAAAGTATCAAATTCCTTAATTCGAACAGATGCCGATGAACTCACTTATAATATTCATGTGATGATTCGTTTTGATTTAGAGCTTCAAATGTTAGAAGGTAACTTAAAAGTAAAAGATTTACCCGAAGCTTGGAATTCACGTTACTTAAGTGACTTAGGGATGAATGTTCCTAGTGATTCATTGGGTTGTTTGCAAGACGTACATTGGTTTTGTGGGCTTATTGGAGGTGAATTTCAAGGATACACTTTAGGGAATATTATGAGCGCCCAATTTTTTGAAGCAGCAGAAAAGGGAAATCCTTTGTTATCAAATGAAATTAAAAATGGCTCTTTTGAAAATTTAAAAAAATGGCTAGAAAAAAATTTATACCAACATGGCAAGAAATATAACGGCCTTGAAGTATTGAAAAGAGCAACAAATAAAGATCTTACAATTGATCCCTATATGAGTTACCTTAAGAAAAAATATCCTATCAAATAA
- a CDS encoding ATP-binding protein gives MIYKVSKTKSDVIRFLNFVENSLEIDAIKKGNLKLVLEELLTNSINHTSNNLKPLEIGIDVHNDSINIEYHEYSDFFNIYDYYNGSDIMEDKINRMEEGGLGIYLIFNLIKNYQFFYDQKHLKNIMKFNI, from the coding sequence ATGATCTATAAAGTAAGTAAAACGAAATCAGATGTCATTCGATTTTTAAATTTCGTTGAGAATAGCTTAGAAATTGATGCCATAAAAAAAGGAAATTTAAAATTAGTGCTAGAAGAACTTTTAACAAATAGTATTAACCACACATCAAATAATTTAAAACCTTTAGAAATTGGAATTGATGTGCATAATGATTCCATTAATATAGAATACCATGAATATTCAGACTTTTTTAATATTTATGATTATTACAATGGATCAGATATTATGGAAGATAAAATTAATAGAATGGAAGAAGGTGGTTTAGGCATCTATTTAATATTTAATCTTATAAAAAATTACCAATTTTTTTATGATCAAAAACACTTAAAAAATATTATGAAGTTTAATATATGA
- the rlmN gene encoding 23S rRNA (adenine(2503)-C(2))-methyltransferase RlmN: protein MSQLLAIHMNEKDWSEWFVANGDKSFRGRQIMDWMYIRHNFDPLEFSNIPKILREKLNSEFNWSLPKIDTLLPSEDGSEKILLKLQDGLFAECVLMPSENRVTLCVSSQVGCKMACTFCQTGKMGLTRNLTMGEILTQVVIANKRLIERNILNRSVTNIVFMGMGEPLDNYENVVNACKALIDPKLFGLSKHKVTVSTSGLVPEILRLGNDVPVALAISLHTADDPQRSGMMPVNKKYPLDELKKALLEYPVQTRHGITFEYVMIQGVNDSILHAKKLVKFLHGMKAKVNLIPMNPHPGAVNMVATDFDQMRVFQKYLTDRSIPAPVRYSRGQDVSAACGQLAAKRKDEINLPPRTVALARRREYLSSKVKIN from the coding sequence ATGTCTCAATTACTCGCTATCCATATGAATGAAAAAGATTGGTCGGAATGGTTTGTGGCAAATGGTGATAAATCATTTCGAGGCAGACAAATTATGGATTGGATGTATATTCGCCACAATTTTGATCCTTTAGAGTTTTCAAATATTCCAAAAATTTTAAGAGAGAAATTAAATTCAGAATTTAATTGGTCCTTGCCGAAAATTGACACATTGTTACCTTCTGAAGATGGCAGTGAAAAAATCTTATTAAAACTTCAAGATGGTTTATTTGCGGAATGTGTTTTAATGCCATCTGAAAACCGAGTTACTTTATGTGTAAGTAGTCAGGTTGGTTGTAAAATGGCATGTACCTTTTGCCAAACAGGAAAAATGGGTTTAACTAGAAATTTAACAATGGGTGAAATTTTAACACAAGTTGTTATTGCAAATAAAAGGCTTATTGAGCGAAATATATTGAATCGTTCTGTAACAAATATTGTTTTTATGGGAATGGGTGAACCTCTCGATAATTATGAAAATGTTGTTAATGCCTGCAAAGCTTTAATTGATCCTAAGTTATTTGGTTTATCTAAGCATAAGGTGACAGTTTCTACATCTGGGTTAGTTCCTGAAATCCTTCGTTTAGGAAACGATGTTCCTGTGGCCTTAGCAATTTCATTGCATACTGCAGATGATCCGCAACGCTCAGGAATGATGCCTGTAAATAAAAAATATCCTTTAGATGAATTAAAAAAAGCATTACTAGAATATCCAGTGCAAACACGTCACGGAATTACTTTTGAATATGTGATGATCCAAGGAGTTAACGATTCCATTCTCCATGCAAAAAAATTAGTAAAATTTTTACATGGTATGAAAGCAAAAGTGAATTTAATTCCAATGAATCCACATCCTGGTGCTGTTAATATGGTCGCTACAGATTTTGATCAAATGCGTGTTTTTCAAAAATATTTAACAGATAGATCTATTCCTGCTCCTGTAAGGTACAGCCGCGGTCAAGATGTAAGTGCTGCATGTGGACAGCTTGCTGCAAAAAGAAAAGATGAAATCAATTTGCCTCCTAGAACAGTTGCTTTAGCAAGAAGGCGTGAATATTTATCTAGTAAAGTAAAAATTAATTAA